Proteins from a genomic interval of Trifolium pratense cultivar HEN17-A07 linkage group LG6, ARS_RC_1.1, whole genome shotgun sequence:
- the LOC123890983 gene encoding uncharacterized protein LOC123890983, whose protein sequence is MNFTTYITKLLLCSHCVIKHTTKQRMSLVTEEIKLKSEVYHGHQICELKYKELLKVMALPNNLLPLKDIKEVGYNKETGFVWLKQNKSIIHKFEKIGKLVSYAAEMTAHIEHGKVKKLNGVKTKELLIWITLSDIYVDDPPIGSKITCKTPLGLSKTFPLSAFEVEEEKSSDVQRKYH, encoded by the coding sequence ATGAATTTCACAACTTATATAACCAAGCTACTACTATGTAGCCATTGTGTAATTAAGCACACAACAAAACAAAGGATGTCTTTGGTGACTGAGGAAATCAAATTGAAATCAGAAGTATACCATGGTCACCAAATATGTGAACTGAAATACAAAGAGCTTCTCAAAGTAATGGCTCTTCCAAACAATCTTTTACCATTGAAAGACATCAAAGAGGTTGGTTACAACAAAGAAACAGGTTTTGTTTGGCTGAAACAGAACAAAAGCATAATAcacaagtttgagaaaattgGGAAACTTGTTTCATATGCTGCTGAAATGACTGCACATATTGAACATGGTAAGGTCAAGAAACTCAATGGTGTCAAAACTAAAGAGCTTTTGATTTGGATCACACTTAGTgatatttatgttgatgatccACCAATTGGTAGTAAAATCACTTGCAAAACTCCTCTTGGATTATCTAAAACATTTCCTCTTTCTGCTTTTGAGGTTGAAGAAGAGAAGTCAAGTGATGTTCAACGTAAATATCACTGA